Within Thermococcus celer Vu 13 = JCM 8558, the genomic segment GTCTCGAACTCGATCCCGGAAGAAACGTTCTCCAGCTCCTCCACGAGCTCCGGGATTCTATCGAAGACGTTGCCGCAGAGCTCGCAGGTTTCGGGTTTCTCAAAGGGGGGCAACCCCTTAGCGGAGCGTTCCATGTTGAGGACGAAGCGTATCGCCTTCCCCCTCTCCCCGTTCGTGCCCCTTCCCAGTTTGGCGAAGAGCCTCCCCAGACAGTGGTCGCAGAGGTTGTTAGACTCCAGGATCTTCCCGGCGGTTTCGATTATCATTCCCACACCCCGCGAGTTCATCCGCAGGATTTATATCCCCCAATTCAGACCTTCCCGCGATGATGACTCGAAGGGCGAGGATAATAAAGCTTTTGGAGGAGAGGGACTACTCCCCGGCCGAGCTCTCCATGGCCCTCGGGCTGAGGGGAAGGGGGGCGAAGAAGGTAATCCTCGAGGACCTCAGGGCGATTCAGAGAACGCTAAAGCGCGAGGGAAAGGTGCTCCTCATAAAGCCGGCCGAGTGCAGGAAGTGCGGCTTCGTCTTTAAGCCCGAAATTAAAATCCCAACGCGCTGTCCGAGGTGCAAGTCGGAGTGGATAGAGGAGCCGAGGTTTAAGATAGAGGTCAGGTAATTGTCATTTAGACAAGAATCACGTGGAATTTCGGCCTGATTTCGTCGTTCATCCAGCCCGAAGGTTTATATTGAGGCGTTCACACTATTCCCGGAGGGAGGGCCATGCGCAAAGTTGAGAGGTTTATGAGGGAAAGAAACCTCGAGGTCGGAGACTACGTCCGGATAATTGAAAAGGAGAACGGAAATGTGAGCGTTTACGAGGGTATCGTAATGAACCCCTACGAGCTCTCCAGCGGCGAGACGCTCACGCTGAAGCTTGACAACGGTTACAACATCGGGATACTTGTCGACCAGATAGCGTCCGTCGAGATCCTGAAGAAGGCCGCCCCCAGGGGGGAGGTGGAGTTCGAGGAGGTCTTTCCGAAGAGGCCGAACCTCCCGAACGTCGCGATAATTGGAACCGGGGGGACCATAGCGAGCAGGATTGACTACAAAACCGGTGCGGTTCACGCGGCCTTCACGGCCGAGGAGCTCGCCAAGGCCGTTCCGGAGATATTCGATATAGCGAACGTAACGCCGAAGCTCCTCTTCAACATCATGAGCGAGGACATGCGGCCGGAGTACTGGGCCAGGATAGCCCACGAAGTGGCTAAAATGCTCAACGGCGGCGAGGACGGGGTTGTGATAGCTCACGGGACGGACACGATGGCCTACACTGCCTCGGCACTTGCCTTCATGCTCCGCGACCTCGGAAAGCCGGTCATCCTCGTCGGCTCCCAGAGGAGTTCCGACAGGCCGAGCAGTGACGCGGCCATGAACCTCATCTGCTCGGTCAAGATGGCGACCGCCGATTTCGGAGAGGTTGCCATAGTGATGCACGGCGAGACCGGCGACACCTACTGCCTTGCCCACCGCGGAACGAAGGCGAGGAAGATGCACACGAGCAGGAGGGACGCCTTCAGGAGCATAAACGACGTTCCCATAGCGAGGATATGGCCGAAAGGTGAGATCGAGTTCCTGAGGGACGATTACAGGAGGAGAACCGGCGATGAGGTCTGGGTGGACGACAAAATGGAGGAGAGGGTCGCCCTCGTCAAGGCCTTCCCGGGGATTCAGCCCGAGGTCATCGACTTCTTCGTCGATAATGGTTACAGGGGACTCGTCATAGAGGGCACTGGACTGGGTCACGTGCCGAATTACCTCATAGACTCAATAAAACGGGCCACGGAGGAGGGCGTCGCCGTCTGCATGACGAGCCAGTGCCTCTACGGTCGCGTTAACCTCAACGTTTACTCCACGGGGAGGAGGCTCCTGAAGGCGGGAGTGATACCCTGCGAGGACATGCTACCCGAGACCGCCTACGTTAAGCTGATGTGGGTCCTCGGACACACGGATGACCCGGAGGAAGTGCGCGGGATGATGCTGACGAACTACGCGGGCGAGATAACCCCCTACACAAGGTTTGACACCTTCCTGAGGTGATGACGGTGGCGTACGATTACAAAAAACTCGGACTCAAAGTTGGGCTTGAGATACACAGGCAGCTGAACACGAAGAAGCTCTTCTCACCCGTTCCGAGCGAGCTGAGCGACGAGGTTCACTTCACCTTCAGGAGGAGGTTAAGGCCGACGATAAGCGAGCTCGGGGAGATAGACCCCGCGGCGCTCGAGGAGTTCAAGAAGGGGAAGAGCTACATCTACGAGGGGAACTACGAGCTCACGGACCTCGTTTACATGGACGAGGAGCCACCCCACGCCCCCGACGAGGAGGCCCTTCGCGTCTCCCTCCAGATAAGCTACCTCCTCAACGCAACTCCCGTCGACGAGGTTCACTTCATGCGCAAGATAGTCATAGACGGCTCCAACGTCTCGGGCTTCCAGAGGACGGCGATAGTGGCCATGAACGGAAGGGTCGATACGCCATGGGGGAGCGTTGGCATACCCACGATATGCCTCGAGGAGGACGCGTGCAGGATCGTCGAGCGGAAGGAGAGGGAAGTAATCTACCGCCTCGACCGCCTCGGAATCCCGCTGGTGGAGATATCGACGACCCCCGATATACACCACCCGGAGCAGGCGAGGGCCGTCGCGAAGTACATCGGCGACGCTCTGAGGGCTACGAGGAAGGTGAAGCGCGGCCTCGGAACCATCAGGCAGGACCTCAACGTCTCGATCAAGGGCGGGGCGAGGGTCGAGATAAAGGGAGTTCAGGAGCTTGACATGATTCCCCTTATCATCGAGCGTGAGGTTCAGAGGCAGCTGAGTCTCCTTGAGATCAGGGACGAGCTGAGGAGAAGGGGCGTTAAAGCCGGAGATCTGAAGGAGGAGTTCCACGACGTCACGGAGGTCTTCAAAGAGACCGGCTCGAAGATAGTGGCGAGGGCGATAAAGAAGGGTGGAAAGGTCCTCGCCGTCAGGCTTCCGGGGTTCAGGGGACTCATCGGGAAGGAGATACAGCCCGGCAGGAGACTCGGCACGGAGATGGCCGACAGGGCCAGGAAGTACGTGGGAGGTATCTTCCACATCGATGAATTACCGAATTATGGAATCACCGAATTAGAGGTTAACGCCCTTATTGAAAAACTTAACCTCGGCGAAGAAGACGCCTTCGTCCTCGTGGCCGCGGAGGAGGAGACTGCCAGGAAGGCCCTCAAAGAGGTTCTCCGGAGGGCAAAGGAAGCGCTTGATGGCGTCCCGGAGGAGACGAGGAGGGCCCTGCCCGACGGAAACACCCAGTACATGCGTCCGCTCCCTGGGAAGGCCAGGATGTACCCGGAGACGGACATACCGCCGATACTCGTAACCCCTGAGATGAAGGAGGAGATACTGAAGAGCCTGCCGGAGCTCCCGCAGGAGCGCGTTGAGCGCTACGTGAAGGAGTACGGGATAGACAGGAGCCTGGCCGAGACCCTCGTCAACGACGAGCGCGATGAGTTGTTCGAGGAGCTCATTGCGAAGGGCGTCAAACCGTCCCTCGCCGCCTCGATCCTCGTCGTAGTCCTCAAGGGCCTCAAGAAGGAGGTTCCCATCGAGAAAATCAGCGATGAGCACATCAGGGAGGCCTTCGACCTCTACCTCGGCGGGAAGATAGCCAAGGAGGCCTTCGAGGAGATATTCAGGGAGCTCGCACTGAACCCGGAGAAGAGCGCCGCCCGGGTGGCCGAGGAGAGGGGTCTAACGCTCCTGGACGAGGAGGAGGTAGAGAGGATAATAGACGAGGTGGTCCGGGCGAACATCGATGTCATAAAGGCAAAGGGAATGGGAGCCATGGGCATGGTGATGGGCAGGGCCATGGCGAGGCTCCGCGGAAGGGCGGACGGAAAGCTCGTCAGCTCGCTCGTGAGGAGGAAGATTCAGGAGATAGCCTCCTGAGCCCCTTCTTTTCTTTGAACCTGACCTTCAAGGGGTGGAAGAAAGACGGGTTGAGGGAGCTCCTCAGACTCATCGGGGAGGGAAAGGTGAGCGGTGTGAGGCACAAACACCGCTCGGCCCTTAATTTCTTGATAAGCATTGCGGGTGGGTTCTTCCTCTCGGTGGCTACCTGATGGGATCCCTACTTACCGTGGCCTTCGCCGTGCTCCTCTACCTGATCCTCGATTACCCGTTCTCCCTGCTCTACTTCAGGGGCGTGAAGGTCGTTTCAAGTCCTAAGAAGGAGAGGAAGGGGTTTAGGGGTTAAAAACAAGAACCGGAACTAACGCCCCAGCGCCGCGTGGGCCTTGGCCAGGTGCTTGGCCGCTATCGCCGCTAAAAGCGAGAGCTCCCCCGCCAGAACCGCACCCGCCACTATCTCCGCGAACTTCCTGGCGTTCGTTCCCGGTGGATCCCCGCCACCGGCGACGCCCATTATGCTGAGTGCTTCCCTCTGCGTTGGAACCCGCGTTCCACCTCCCACCGTCCCTATCTCGAGGCTCGGCATGGTGACGCTGATGTAGAGGTCCCCCTCGGGGGTAACCTCGGCGAGGGTTATCCCGTGCGAGCCCTCCGTGATCTGCGCCTCGTCCTGACCCGTGGCGAGGAAGATGGCGCCGACTACGTTCCCGAAGTGGGCGTTGAAGCCGTAGCTTCCGGCCTGGGCCGAACCAACGAGGTTCTTCCTGTAGTTGACCTCCGCTATCAGCTCAGGCGTCGTCTTCAGCTTCTCCTCAACTATCTCCCTCGGAATCACGGCCTCGGCGATGATGCTCTTTCCCCTTCCGTTGATGAAGTTCATGGCGTTGGGCTTCTTGTCGACGCAGAGGTTGCCGGAGAGCGCGAGGTACTTAACGTCCGGGAACTCCTCCTCGATGACCTTCATTATCTCCTCGCTCGAGATGGTTACCATGTTCATGCCCATCGCGTCCCCCGTCTCGAACTCGAAGCGCAGGTAGAGGTTGTTGCCGACGATGTAGGGCTTGACGCCCCTGAGCTTCCCATGTCTCGTCACTTTTCTAACGGCCTTCTCCTGGAGGTAGTCGAGGTTGGCTTTGACCCACTCCGCGACCTCCCTCGCCCTCCTCGCGTCGGGGCACTTGAGGAGAGGTGCGCGGGTCATCTTGTCGTCTATGAGGGTTGTCTTAACGCCCCCTGCCGCCGTTAAAGCTGAGCAGCCACGGTTGACGCTCGCGACGAGCGCCCCCTCCGTGGTCGCGAGGGGAACGTAGAACTCGCCCTTCGCGTACTCCCCGTTGATCCTGAGCGGGCCCGCGACGCCCATGGGTATCTGGACGACGCCTATCATGTTCTCGATGTTCTTGCCTATCAGCCTGTTCGGGTCGATGGAGTAGTGGCCGATGTTCTCGAGGCTCACGCCGAGCTTCTTCTCGAGCGCTTTCCTCCTTATTTCAGTGGCGAGTTTTTTGTCGCCGTTAGTGTACTTCTCGACCTGATGGAGCTTTATCTCCCCGTTCGCTACCTTATCCACGATCTCTTCCACGTTCATGGAAACACCCCCAAAATCAGCCGAATATCCACCCCTCGAGTACCTCCCCCGCTTCCTGAAACGCCATGGCCGCGTCGCTCTTCGGGGCGTACTTGATTATGGGGATCCCCGCGTTGATGGACTCGGGGACCCTGTAATCGAAGGGAACCCATCCGATGACCGGAACGTCCAGGTCATCCTCCACGGCGTTCGCTATTTTTTCAACGACGTCCGCGGACTCCCTAACCTTGTTCAGCACGACGCCGATGTTGAGGTTGTACCTCTCACCCAGGACCTTCAGCTTTTCGATCTCGTTTTCCACCATCGTCTCGAAGGAGTATATCGGTGAGCGCTCGATTTCAACAACTATGAGCTGGTAATTTGCAATCTCAAACGTCGGGAGGGTGTCGAAGGGTATTCCCGTTGGGGAATCCACGAAGATGATCCCGAATTTGTATTTAAGCCCCTCCAGCAGGTCGACGAGCTTTTTGGGGGATATACCGAGAACGTCCTGGAGTCTGGTACTGCCCGGCATGACGTGGACTCCCGTCTCGGGGTGTTTATATATGGCCCACTCGGGATCGATGTCGGGGTTCTTCAGAACGGAGTGGAGGGTGTACTTCACGGTGTCAAGGCCGAAGTGGAAGCCAAGATTCGGCAGGTACAGGTCCCCATCGACCGTCAGAACCCTGTACTCCCTCATCGCAAGGTACGTGCTGAGGTTCGCCGTTGTGGTCGTCTTTCCGGCGCCGCCCCTCCCCGTCACCACTATCACTGCCATCGCTGAACCACCTTACCTGTTTAAGTGCTCAAAAGGAGATATAAGGTTTCCGATGGATACGGGAAGTTTCGGCACATTAAAATCACAAAAGGTTTATATCGTCCTCGTTTAGATAAGCATTGTAAGGTTAAGGAGATGATCCCCATGGCCGAGAAGATGCCGGCAATTATGAAGACCAAACCGGCCTACGGTGCCGAGCTCGTTGAGGTTGATGTTCCGAAGCCCGGGCCCGGTGAGGTTCTCATCAAGGTCCTCGCAACCAGCATATGCGGAACCGACCTTCATATCTACGAGTGGAACGACTGGGCCAAGAGCAGAATAAAGCCCCCTCAGATAATGGGTCACGAAGTTGCAGGGGAGGTCATCGAAGTCGGTCCCGGTGTCGATACGGTTGAGGTCGGTGATCACATAAGCGCCGAGACCCACATCGTCTGCGGCAAGTGCTACGCCTGCAGGCACAACCGCTACCACGTCTGCCAGAACACGAAGATATTCGGCGTCGACATGGACGGTGTCTTCGCCGAGTACGCCATAGTTCCCGCCCAGAACGCCTGGAAGAACCCCAAAGATATGAAGCCCGAGTACGCCACCCTCCAGGAGCCCCTCGGCAACGCGGTCGATACCGTCCTGGCAGGTCCGATAGCCGGGAGAAGCACCCTCATAACCGGCGCAGGCCCGCTCGGACTCCTCGGCATAGCGGTCGCCAAGGCCTCCGGCGCTTACCCCGTCATCGTTAGCGAACCGAGCGAGTTCAGAAGGGAGCTGGCGAAGAAGGTCGGTGCGGACTACGTCGTCAACCCCTTCGAGGAGGACCCGGTCAAGTTCGTGATGGACGTCACCGATGGTGCCGGTGTCGAGGTGTTCCTCGAGTTCAGCGGCGCGCCGAAGGCCCTGGAGCAGGGACTCAAGGCCACGACCCCCGGCGGAAGGGTTTCCCTGCTCGGACTCTACCCGCGCGACGTCACCCTCGACATGAACAACCTCGTGATATTCAAGGCCCTTGAGGTCCACGGCATAACCGGACGGCACCTCTGGGAGACCTGGTACACCGTCTCGAGCCTCATCCAGAGTGGCAAGCTCAACCTCGACCCGGTAATCACCCACAGGTACAAAGGCTTCGACAGATTTGAGGAAGCCTTCGAGCTCATGCGCGCCGGCAAGACAGGGAAGGTCGTCTTCTTCCCGCACAAGCGTTGATCAATTCCTTTCCCTTTTCCACCACAATTTTTAAGTAACTCTTCTCGAACTCACCCCGGGAGGTGACCCCATGGAGCTGAGCTATCAGGAGAAACTCACGCTCATAAAGCTCAACGAGGTTAAGAAGGCTAAATTCGAGGAGCTCGTCGAGAGAACCGGCCTCGACCAGGTGGCGGTAATGCGCTCCGTCCTCGGCCTCCAGAGCAGGGGACTCGCGAAACTCCACGAGAGGAGCGAGAAGGTGGCGAAGATAACGGAGACGGGCGAGAGGTACGTTAGGATTGGCCTTCCGGAGAGGAGGGCCCTGGCCGTTCTAAGGGAGAAGGGAAGGGTAACGCTCGACGACCTCAGGGGGGTTCTCGATGAGAACGAGCTCAAGCCGATAGTCGGCCTCCTGAGGAGGGAAGGCTGGGCCTCAGTAAAGAAGGAGAACGGGAAGCTCGTCCTTGAGATCACGGAGAGGGGGAAGAAAGCCGGGGAGAGACCGATAGACAGGGCTTTGGAGCTCCTCGCAGAGAAAAAGGTCGTCCCCCTGGGCGAGGTCGAGAAGCTCGTCCCGATCAAGGAGCTCAAGAGGAGGAAGGTGGCGGAAGAAGATATCTCAACGGAGAGGGTCGTTGAGATAACCCCCGCCGGAGAGGAGCTCACGAGAAGGGGCATAGAGCTGAGGGAGGAGGTATCGAACCTAACTCCAGAGCTCATAAAGTCCGGTAGGTGGAGGGAGGTCGAGTTCAAGCGCTTCAACATCCACGCCCCGGTCAGGAGGGTGTACCCCGGCAAGAAACAGCCCTACAGGGCCTTCCTCGACAAGCTGAGGAGAAGGCTAATCGAGATGGGCTTCATAGAGATGACCTCCGAGAGCCTCATCGAGACCCAGTTCTGGAACTTCGACGCCCTCTTCCAGCCCCAGAACCACCCGGCGAGGGACTGGACGGACACATACCAGCTTAGGTACCCGAAGAGCGGCAGTCTTCCGGCGGAGGAGCTCGTCGAGAGGGTGAGGAAGGCCCACGAGCACGGTCTGGCAGGTTCGCGCGGGTGGGGCTACGTCTGGTCTCCGGAGAGGGCGATGCTGCTGATGCCCCGCGCCCACGGAACCGCCCTCGATGCGAGACAGCTCGCGGCTGGCGTTGAGATCCCCGGGAAGTACTTCACGATTCAGCGCGTCTTCAGGCCCGACGTCCTGGACAGGACCCACCTCATAGAGTTCAACCAGATAGACGGCTTCGTAGTCGGCGAAAACTTAAACTTCAGGCATCTCCTTGGGATACTCAAGCGCTTCGCCGTCGAGATAGCGGGAGCGAAGAGGGTCAAGTTCCTGCCCGACTACTACCCCTTCACGGAGCCGAGCGTCCAGATGAGCGCCTACCATCCGGAACTCGGCTGGGTGGAGTTCGGTGGAGCGGGAATCTTCCGCGAGGAGATGACGAGGGCCCTCGGAATAGACGTCCCTGTGATAGCGTGGGGCATAGGGATAGACAGGCTGGCGATGTTCAAGCTCGGGATAGACGACATAAGGTACCTGTTCAGCTACGACCTGCGGTGGCTGAGGGAGGCAAGGCTCGTCTGGTGAGGTGGTAAGATGCCGAAGTTCGACGTTTCGAAGGCCGACCTTGAAAGGCTCATCGGGAAGGAGTTCAGCGTGGAGGAGTGGGAGGACCTCTTCCTCTACGCCAAGTGCGAGATGGACGACGTCAGGGAGGAGAACGGTGAGGTCTACTTCAAGGCCGACTCCAAGGACACGAACAGGCCCGACCTCTGGAGCGCCGAGGGGATTGCGAGGCAGATAAGGTTCGCCCTCGGGCTGGAGAGGGGACTTCCCGAATACAGGGTCGAGAAGAGCGACGTCACGGTTTACGTTGACGGGAAGCTGAAGGACATCAGGCCCTACGGTGTCTACGCCGTGGTGGAGGGGCTGAACCTCGACGATGAAGCGCTGAGGCAGATGATAAACCTGCAGGAGAAGGTCGCCCTGACCTTCGGGAGAAGGAGGAAGGAGGTGGCGATAGGCATCTTCGACTTCGACCGCGTGAAACCGCCGATACACTACCGCGCCGCCGAGAAGACCGAGAGGTTCGTTCCGCTGGGTTTCGATGAGGAGATGACGCTGGAGGAGATCTTAGAGAGGCACGAGAAGGGGAGGGAGTACGGCCACCTCATCAGGGACAAACCCTACTACCCGCTCCTCGTCGACAGCGAGGGCAAGGTCCTCTCGATGCCGCCGATAATAAACTCCGAGGTAACGGGAAGGGTAACGACCGAAACAAAAAACGTGTTCGTCGACGTCACCGGCTGGGACCTTAACAGGGTGATGCTGGCCCTGAACGTCGTCGTAACCGCTCTGGCGGAGCGCGGCGGGAGGATACGGAGCGTCAGGGTGGTTTACCCCGACTTCGAGGTGGAGACACCTGACTTAACGCCAAAGCCCTTCGAGGTCGACCTCGACTACGTCAGAAAGCTGAGCGGTCTTGATCTGAGCGACGGAGAGATCAAGGAGCTCCTCGAGCGCATGATGTACAGGGTCGAGCTCGTCGATGGAAAGGCGAAACTCCTCTACCCGGCCTTCCGCGACGACATAATGCACGCGAGGGACGTTCTCGAGGACGTCCTCATCGCCTACGGCTACAACGAGATAGAGCCTGAGGAACCTGAGTTAGCCGTTCAGGGGAGAGGGGACAAGTTCATAGAGTTCCAGGACGCGGTCAGGGAGCTGATGGTGGGGTTCGGCCTGCAGGAGGTCACCACCTTCAACCTCACCAACAGGGATGCCCAGTACGGGAGGATGCGTCTCGAAAGCGGCGTGGATTATTCAAACCACCCGCCGGCGGAGCTCGTCGAGATAGAGAACCCGATAAGCCCCAAGTGGTCGGCCTTAAGGGCGTGGCTGATCCCAAGTCTGCTGGACTTCCTGAGCCAGAACACCCACGAGGAGTACCCCCAGAGGATCTTCGAGGTGGGAACCGTCACGCTCATAGACGAGAGCAGGGAGACCAGGACGGTCAGCGAGGGCAAGCTTGCGGTGGCCCTCGCCCACCCGCGCGTGACCTTCACCGAGGTCAAGGAGGTGCTGGAGGGCACGATGCGCCATCTCGGGTTCGAGTACGGGCTCAAAGAGATGGATCACCCGAGCTTCATCCCGGGCAGAACCGGGTTAATCATCGTAAACGGAGAAGAGGTGGGCATCATAGGGGAGATCCACCCCGGGGTGCTGGAGAACTGGGGGATCGAGATGCCCGTGGCGGTCTTTGAGCTGTTCTTAAGGCCGCTCTACCGGGAGCCGTACCTCTAATCCCTTTTTTTCACGCTCTTCTCGAGCATCCTGCACATGATCTCGAAGTTCGTGACGTTCGCGAGTATCTCCACGTCCAGGATTCCCTCCATCTTATCACCCCCATATTCAGGTAATCAGGGGACTTTATCAATCTTTTCCAGCAGTGGTTGGATTGAGTCCAAAATTATGGTTTACTTTTGCAAAGTAATTTGGCGATGTTACAAAGCCCGCACCGGGACGGGAAAGACATTTATACCCACAGCGTGATTCAGCGACCATGAGGTTCGCGCTCAGGATAGCCTACGATGGGACCGCGTTCTACGGCTTCCAGAGACAGCCCGACGTCAGGACGGTCGAGGGGGAACTGATAAGGGTCCTCTCAAAACTCGGGGTAATAAGCGACGCGGGGAGCTCAAACTTCAAGGGCGCATCGCGGACGGACAGGGGCGTCTCGGCGTTCTTCAACGTCGTGGCCTTTGATACCGAAAATAGACCCGACCTCGTCAGGGCGGAGGTTCTCAACCACCACCTGAGGGACGCCTGGGTTCTGGGCGTTGCGGAGGTTCCGGGGGACTTTCATCCCCGCTTTCGGGCGAGATCGAAGACCTACCGCTATTACCTCGTCGATGAGGGCTTTGACGTTGAGAGAATGGAGGAGTGCGCCGCCCTCTTCGTCGGGAGGCACGACTTCTCGGCCTTCGCGAGGCTGGAACCCGGGAAGGACCCGGTGAGGGAGTTAACGGGGGTCGGGGTTACGAAGCGCCAGGGTTACTACGTGGTGGAGCTCGAGGGACGGAGTTTCCTCTGGGAGATGGCGAGGAGAATCGTGAACGCCCTCCGCTTCTGCGGCCTCGGCCTGATGGAGCCCGAAGAGGTTGAGAAGATGCTCGCCGGTGAATACAGAAAGAAAATACCACCAGCGCCCCCCGAGGGCTTGATCCTCTGGCACATGGAGTATCCAGGGATAAAATTTGAGGTGGACGAGAGGGGACTTAAGAAAGCCCGGCGCGACCTCTTCGAACGCTACTCACGGGCGCTTGCGAGGGCGGCCCTTCTCGGGGACGTCCTCCTCGAGCTCTGAGTCGTAGTACTTCCCGTAGTACTGCTTGAGGGCCTTCTGTCTCTCGATGAAGTGCGTGAAGAGCAGGGGGTCGTCGTCCTGGACGTCAACTATAACGGCCTTCATCCCCTTCTTCGGCCTCAGGGCGCGACCTATAGTCTGGATCGTCATTATGTCGCTCTTCCCGCCTCCGGCAAGGATTATCGCGGAGATCTCGGGTATATCGACGCCCTCCTTGAGGAGCGTGGAGATAAGAACCGGGATCTTACCCTCCTTGAAGTCCTCCAGAATGCCCCACCTGTTGGGGCTCTGAGAACTCAGGAACTCCGCCTTTACACCCTCCTTTTCGAGCATCTCCTTGAGGATCTTGCCATGCTCTATGCGCCTGACGTCTATGAGGACGCGGTGTCCCTTCCTCGCGAGCTCGACGGCCTTCTCCACTATGGCCCGGTTCCTCTCGTCGTTGTTCATCACCATCTCCTCGTAGAGCTCCTTGTAGCGCTCGCTGAAGGACGGCATCTTCGATTCGTAGGTTATCACCTCGAAGCGTGGCCTCGCGAGGAACCGCTCCCGTATCATGTCCTCCGCTTTGACCTCGAATATCGTCGGGCCGACGACGGCCTCTATCTTTATCTCCTCACCGCGAACGCGCCTCCACGGCGTCGCCGAGAGCCCGAAACGGTAGGCCTGGGGGAGCGAAAGGCCGAGCCTGTAGAACTTCTCCGCGGCCGAGGTCCTGTGGCACTCGTCGAACATCACCACCGCGTAGTCGTTCCGGAGCTTATCCGCCCCCCGGGAGAGGAGTGTCTGTATCATGGCGACCGTGACGCCGCGCTCCTCCCACCTGTTGTCCCCCACTATTCCCGGTTCGACGCCCAGGACTTCCCTCACCTTGTCGGCCCACTGGTAGAGGAGCTCCTTGGTGTGAACAACTATCAAGGCCGAGAGGTCGAGTTCGTGGATTATGCGCAGGCCCACCACGGTTTTCCCGCTTCCCACGGGGAGCGATAGAACCCCCATCCTCTCGCGCAGGGCCTTCCTAACGGCACGTTCCTGATAGCGCCTGAGGGCGTAGGCCCCGTTCCACGTGGAGTTGAGCTTTACCCCCCTGACCTGCCGCTCGTCCTTAACCCTGACGCGGTAACCCCTGGAGTTAAGGAACTTCTTGACCCTCGGGAGGAGGCCCACGGGGAATGTCCGCTCGTAGGGGTCGTAGAGGCTCTCGGGCTTCTCCCACTTCCCGAAGTCCTTCCGGTAACTCAACAGGTCGTATATCTTGAAGTAGAGCTGGGGGTCGGCCTTCTCGACCTTAACCAGCGCCGAGCCGTCGGGGATGCGAAGGACCACCATGGGCATGCCAATCAACGGG encodes:
- the pheS gene encoding phenylalanine--tRNA ligase subunit alpha, yielding MELSYQEKLTLIKLNEVKKAKFEELVERTGLDQVAVMRSVLGLQSRGLAKLHERSEKVAKITETGERYVRIGLPERRALAVLREKGRVTLDDLRGVLDENELKPIVGLLRREGWASVKKENGKLVLEITERGKKAGERPIDRALELLAEKKVVPLGEVEKLVPIKELKRRKVAEEDISTERVVEITPAGEELTRRGIELREEVSNLTPELIKSGRWREVEFKRFNIHAPVRRVYPGKKQPYRAFLDKLRRRLIEMGFIEMTSESLIETQFWNFDALFQPQNHPARDWTDTYQLRYPKSGSLPAEELVERVRKAHEHGLAGSRGWGYVWSPERAMLLMPRAHGTALDARQLAAGVEIPGKYFTIQRVFRPDVLDRTHLIEFNQIDGFVVGENLNFRHLLGILKRFAVEIAGAKRVKFLPDYYPFTEPSVQMSAYHPELGWVEFGGAGIFREEMTRALGIDVPVIAWGIGIDRLAMFKLGIDDIRYLFSYDLRWLREARLVW
- the pheT gene encoding phenylalanine--tRNA ligase subunit beta, whose amino-acid sequence is MPKFDVSKADLERLIGKEFSVEEWEDLFLYAKCEMDDVREENGEVYFKADSKDTNRPDLWSAEGIARQIRFALGLERGLPEYRVEKSDVTVYVDGKLKDIRPYGVYAVVEGLNLDDEALRQMINLQEKVALTFGRRRKEVAIGIFDFDRVKPPIHYRAAEKTERFVPLGFDEEMTLEEILERHEKGREYGHLIRDKPYYPLLVDSEGKVLSMPPIINSEVTGRVTTETKNVFVDVTGWDLNRVMLALNVVVTALAERGGRIRSVRVVYPDFEVETPDLTPKPFEVDLDYVRKLSGLDLSDGEIKELLERMMYRVELVDGKAKLLYPAFRDDIMHARDVLEDVLIAYGYNEIEPEEPELAVQGRGDKFIEFQDAVRELMVGFGLQEVTTFNLTNRDAQYGRMRLESGVDYSNHPPAELVEIENPISPKWSALRAWLIPSLLDFLSQNTHEEYPQRIFEVGTVTLIDESRETRTVSEGKLAVALAHPRVTFTEVKEVLEGTMRHLGFEYGLKEMDHPSFIPGRTGLIIVNGEEVGIIGEIHPGVLENWGIEMPVAVFELFLRPLYREPYL
- the truA gene encoding tRNA pseudouridine(38-40) synthase TruA yields the protein MRFALRIAYDGTAFYGFQRQPDVRTVEGELIRVLSKLGVISDAGSSNFKGASRTDRGVSAFFNVVAFDTENRPDLVRAEVLNHHLRDAWVLGVAEVPGDFHPRFRARSKTYRYYLVDEGFDVERMEECAALFVGRHDFSAFARLEPGKDPVRELTGVGVTKRQGYYVVELEGRSFLWEMARRIVNALRFCGLGLMEPEEVEKMLAGEYRKKIPPAPPEGLILWHMEYPGIKFEVDERGLKKARRDLFERYSRALARAALLGDVLLEL
- a CDS encoding DEAD/DEAH box helicase, whose product is MVVLRIPDGSALVKVEKADPQLYFKIYDLLSYRKDFGKWEKPESLYDPYERTFPVGLLPRVKKFLNSRGYRVRVKDERQVRGVKLNSTWNGAYALRRYQERAVRKALRERMGVLSLPVGSGKTVVGLRIIHELDLSALIVVHTKELLYQWADKVREVLGVEPGIVGDNRWEERGVTVAMIQTLLSRGADKLRNDYAVVMFDECHRTSAAEKFYRLGLSLPQAYRFGLSATPWRRVRGEEIKIEAVVGPTIFEVKAEDMIRERFLARPRFEVITYESKMPSFSERYKELYEEMVMNNDERNRAIVEKAVELARKGHRVLIDVRRIEHGKILKEMLEKEGVKAEFLSSQSPNRWGILEDFKEGKIPVLISTLLKEGVDIPEISAIILAGGGKSDIMTIQTIGRALRPKKGMKAVIVDVQDDDPLLFTHFIERQKALKQYYGKYYDSELEEDVPEKGRPRKRP